A region of the Salinisphaera sp. T31B1 genome:
CCCAGCACCGACAATTCTTCGCTGCACTGCCGTTCGTCATCGCTGCCGCCGGCGACGAATCTGGCCGGCCCTGGGTGACGTTGCTGGAAGGTGACGAAGGTTTCATCACCTCCCCGGATCCGCGCACACTGACCATCACAGCACGGCCCGGTGCCCAGGACCCGCTGGCGGCGGCGTTCGCCACCAAGACCGATGTCGGCTTGCTGGGTATCGAGCTGTCCACCCGGCGGCGCAATCGTG
Encoded here:
- a CDS encoding pyridoxamine 5'-phosphate oxidase family protein encodes the protein MTAQTSPFHVGEIEAQQRAGVDDLAASGGRFIRGHMPAQHRQFFAALPFVIAAAGDESGRPWVTLLEGDEGFITSPDPRTLTITARPGAQDPLAAAFATKTDVGLLGIELSTRRRNRANGVLRPAGEALCIELSQSFGNCPQYIREREWRRGR